A portion of the Zootoca vivipara chromosome 6, rZooViv1.1, whole genome shotgun sequence genome contains these proteins:
- the LOC118087860 gene encoding trafficking regulator of GLUT4 1 — MSNPNYEQLGEKALAAQNPPAYSEKEAYTEPDPLKQPAGQAPQAGYGAMPYYGTPGVGSNLGPVLQPPQAVFVTPVQPTNEPDYLVYSIFTMLCCCLPLGIAALVYSIQTREANFAGNAVSAKRNSRMARLFGHIALGIGLGCLIIYIIVVVLVSTTAAYIPPHKP; from the exons ATGAGCAACCCAAACTACGAACAGCTGGGTGAGAAGGCACTTGCCGCTCAGAACCCCCCTGCCTACTCTGAAAAAGAGGCCTATACAGAGCCTGACCCACTGAAACAGCCTGCTGGGCAAGCACCCCAAGCAGGCTATGGGGCAATGCCTTACTATGGCACACCTGGTGTGGGATCTAACCTAGGTCCAGTCCTTCAACCTCCACAGGCTGTCTTCGTGACACCTGTACAGCCCACCAATGAACCTGATTACCTGGTCTACTCCATCTTCACCATGCTCTGCTGCTGCCTACCCCTTGGTATTGCCGCCTTGGTTTACTCTATACAG ACAAGAGAAGCCAACTTCGCTGGAAATGCTGTGTCTGCCAAGAGAAACTCCCGCATGGCACGCCTCTTTGGTCACATTGCTCTGGGGATTGGGCTGGGGTGCCTTATTATATATATCATCGTTGTAGTGCTTGTTTCTACCACAGCAGCCTACATTCCACCGCACAAGCCTTGA
- the LOC118087994 gene encoding transmembrane protein 91-like, whose protein sequence is MSDPNYEKKSSNWPDPQAPPPFSENQPFESEADPLAPPGQPPPAPGYGSGPSMPPLYQAYYAPPDTGVYQGSDQTPQAIYIVPPQPTNEPEHLGYSIFTMLCCFLPLGIAALIFSIKTRDANLAGNGTAARQHSRTAMFLSHLAVGMGLMLLILYIVLTVIMFKARNTELQNP, encoded by the exons ATGAGTGACCCAAACTATGAGAAGAAGTCCAGCAACTGGCCTGACCCTCAGGCTCCACCACCCTTCTCTGAAAATCAGCCCTTTGAGTCAGAGGCTGATCCGCTGGCACCTCCTGGTCAGCCTCCACCCGCCCCGGGCTATGGGTCAGGTCCCTCTATGCCACCTCTTTACCAAGCTTATTATGCCCCACCAGATACAGGAGTCTACCAAGGTTCGGATCAGACCCCGCAGGCCATCTACATTGTGCCTCCTCAGCCTACCAATGAACCCGAGCACCTGGGCTACTCTATCTTCACCATGCTGTGCTGCTTCCTACCTCTGGGCATCGCTGCTTTGATTTTCTCTATAAAG ACTCGCGATGCCAACCTTGCTGGAAACGGAACAGCCGCTCGGCAGCATTCCCGGACAGCGAtgttcttgtcccacctggcagtTGGGATGGGGCTTATGCTCCTAATTCTGTATATCGTCTTAACAGTGATTATGTTTAAGGCAAGAAATACTGAGCTACAAAACCCTTGA